The nucleotide sequence GCGGTTCGTCGCCGCGACGAGGGAGTTGCTCGACGAGAAGCCGTTCGACGAGATCACGGTGTCCGACATCGTGGGCCGGGCCGGGCGGACGGTCGGCTCGTTCTACGCCCGCTTCGACGACAAGTACGGGGTCCTCTACGAGCTCGTGTCCCGTATCGACCGCCGCATCAGTGATGTGGTGCGAGCGTTCTGCGATCCCGTCCGTTGGGAGGGTCACCCAGTCGAGGACTTCGTCGACGAGTCGGTGCGGCTCAACGTCGCCGCCTACCGTCGCATGCCAGCGTTGTTCCGAGCGGCGTTGTGCGCGGCGACCACGGACGAGCGGTTCCGCCGGGAGCGGGTGGAGGTCATGCAGTTCTGTGCCGAGCAGCAGAAGCGCTTCCTCCTCAGCCGTGCCGGCGAGCTGGGTTGCGCCGACCCAGCGCGCTCGTCGGACCTCATGTTCGAGCTGGTCTCGGCCACGCTCGACCATGAGCTGCTCTTCGGTCGGTTCACCACCACGTCACCGACATCCGACCTCGATCTCATCCTCGAGCTCATCGCGCAGTGCCGGCACGTCCTCGGGCTGAGCTCGGTCTCCGAGCCGGTGGCCTGAGCTCGGGTGGCGTCACGGTGGGGCACGACCCGGAGGCCGCAGCCTGGGAGCGTGCTCGCCAGCGGCTCGCCCAGAAAGAGGCGGAGCGGCAGCGCCTGCAGGAGGCGCGCCAGCACGCCGAGCAGCAGACGCTGGCCGAGCAGGCGGCACGGCATCGGCGCCAGACTCGGCGGCGGATCGCGGCTGGGGCCGCGGCGCTCGTGGTGGTGGCGGCAGCGGTCGCGGTCGTGCTCCGCTCGACGGCACGAGAGCCCGGCGACCGGGCCGGCTGGTTGCAGAGCCTCGGCTTCGACGAATCGCCGGGTGATGCCGGGCCGGACCCGGATTCCACCACGCCGGATCGGCTCGGAGGAGTCGGCGGAGCAGCCGGGTCGCAGCCGGGGGTGACGGGTTCCAGTCCCCCGTCGGTGCCGACTCGGCTCGACGCCCCTGATCCGCCCCGCATCGACACCAGCGGCGACGATTTCGAACGGATCTGGCGCCAGGCTCAACTCTACGAGGGCTGGCTCGTTCGCCATCCGGACCCCACGCTCGCGGCCGAGATCTACGTCACCGGGACGCCGACCACCGAGCGGGTCGTCGAGCTGCTCACCCAGCTCCAGCGAGAGGGTTGGAGGATCGAGGTGCACGGCTACCGGATCCTCGGAGTCACGCTGGACGAGCGTCCCGCGCCCGACACGGTGATCCTGCGATACGCCGACACCTACACCGGGCGGGATGTGGTCGATCGGGCCACGGGAGCCGTGATCGAGCGGGAGGACTACGACGGGCGGGCCCGCCTGTGGAGGCTCGAGATGCGGCGCGGTGATGACGGCCGTTGGCGGGCAGCCGACATCCAGTTCCTCCGGTTCGGCGATGTCGCCGCACCGTGACCGGTCCGGAGCGTGACGCAGAGCCCGGCCGCCTCCGGCATTCGCACCTCCCTGGGCCACCTGGACTAGTGTTACGGACGTGTTGCGAATGTTGCCGGGCCGTGTCGGCGGGCGAGCCCGCCGCCACCCGCTGCCGCCGGCCCGCCGGCGTCCCATCATCGGCGTCCTGGCCGCCGGCCTGATCGCCCTCGCCGCGATCCCCGCCGCCGCGCAGCAAACTTCGAAGGACCCCCGGGCCGAGCGCGACCGAATCCGGAGCAAGCGGGCCGAGGTGGCCACGCAGGTCGACGCCCTTCGCGCCGAGGATGCCGAGGTCGACGCCGCGCTGGCGGCGCTCGACGAGAACCTCCGGGGCAAGCAAGCGGCGTTCGCCGATGCGGACCGCGCGGCTGGCGAGGCGGAGCGTGAGGCGGCCGAGGCCCGGGAAGCGGAGCGGCAGAAGGAAGCGGAGATCGAGCGTCTTCGCGAAGAGATCGCCGGCTTCGCGGTGGCCGCATACGTCAACCCGCCCGGCGAGGACCTCTTCGACAGCTTCCGGGCGGCGAGTGCCGGTGAGGCACTGCAGAAGCGCACCTTGCTCGATCTGCGATCCGGTCGTGACGCCGATCTGCTCGACGAGTTGCGCGCCGCGCAGCACGAGCTGGAAGAGCTGCGGGAGCGGGCCGAGCGCGCCAGCGAGGAGGCGCGCCAGCGACGTGCCGTCGCCGAGCAGCAGCTCGGCGAGGTGCAGGCCGCTCGGGCCCAGCAGGCGCAGTTCGCTGCGCAGGTCCAGCAGCGCCTCGACGCCCGCCTCGGCGAGGCTGCCGCGCTGGAGGAGACCGATCGAGAGCTGTCGGCGGAGATCAGCCGGCGCGAAGCCGAGCTCGCTGAACGGCTCCGGCGCATGTCGGCATCCCCGGCTGCCGGCGGTGGGTCGGGCGGAGGTCCCCCGATCCCCGTGTCCGGTCCGATCGCGCTGGCGAACGTGCGGGGGATCGTGGTGGCCGCGAGCATCGCCGGCCAGACCGAATCCATGCTGGCCGCTGCGGCTGCCGATGGGATCGTCCTGTCGGGCACCGGGTACCGCGACATCTCCCGCCAGATCGAGCTCCGGCGGCAGCACTGTGGTTCGAGCGAGTACGCCCTTTACCAGATGCCCGCGGAGCAGTGCCGGCCACCCACCGCTCGGCCGGGTGCCTCCAAGCACGAGCAAGGGCTCGCCATCGACTTCACCGAAGGCGGCCGTACCTTGTCGCGGAGCAGCACGGGATTCCAGTGGCTGGCTGCGAACGCCGGCCGCTTCGGTTTCGTGAACCTGCCGAGCGAGCCCTGGCACTGGTCGGTCGGCGGAGGTTGAGCGGACTCCCCATCGAGCCTTGCATCGGCCCGGGACACGGGTCCGGGCGGATGGTGCCCGTGTAGCGAGCCGCGTAAGGTGTGTGACGAAGGTCACGCTCGGGTCCCGTAAGCGGCGCTCGCCTGAACGGTCAGGTGTCGCATCACCGAGCCGCCCGGGCTCGGGCCGAGAGACAGGAGCCCACCATGAGCGACCTCCACCATCCGACCACCCTTCCCACCGATGCGCGGCCGGCCCACCAGGGCAGCCGCCGGCTCGCCCTCGGCCTGGCGGCCGTGGCCACCGTGGCTGCCGCCGGCCTGCTCATCGGTTGCGGGAGCACAAAGACCGAGACCGAACAGGCCGGCGCGACGACCACTCTGCCTGGCCTGAGCACCACGACCGTGGTGGGGCAGGACAGCAACAGCGTCGCAGGCCCCGCGGGCCAGGCTGGAGGCCAGCCGGGCGGGCAGAGCGGTGGTGGCCAGGCTTCCAGCGGTGGCGGTTCGGGCTCTCAAACGCCGCAACCCTCGTCAAGCGCGCCGGCGATCGTCAGCTTCCAGACCCCCGACAGCATCGATTGCCACAACGGCAACTTCCAGACGTTCACCGCCAGCTGGACCACGACGAACGCCGTGAAGGTCACGATCTCGATCGATGGGCCCGGTATCTACGACACCTACCCGGCGAACGGCGACACCAGCCTGCCGTTCAACTGCTCGAGCTCGCACACCTTCCTGCTCACCGCCTACGGCGAGGATGGGAAGACCGCGACGAAGTCGCTCACCCTCCAGCCACGCAACGTCCAACCGCAGGGTTCGATGGACGAGGAGCAGTGACCGGGCTCCCGACGCCGTCCCACCTGCACGATCCGCTCGCCGCCCGGCTCCGTCTCGGAGGCCGGGCGGCAGCGCGCGTCAGAGCCAACCGTCGTCGTCCAGCCCCAACTCGGGCCAGGGCCCGGCGACGATGGGCTGGCAGTTGCCCCAACCGGTGCCGCCCCCCACCGGGTCGTGGATGCGCACCGCGGTGTCGCGGATCTGGTGCAGCCGGCGGGCGTTCTCCGGCGTTCGGCAGTCGGTGATGCGCTCGCCGTCGATGTGGAGCTCGCCACGGAACTCGCCGTGGTGGTGGCCGTCGAACCCGAAGTACAGGCCTGCACCCAGCTGCACGCCCGTGTCGCTCAGCACCTCGATGGTCAGTGGTCGTTCGGAACCATCGTCCATCGTGGCCAGCAGCGTTGCCCCGAGCAGCCGACGGTTGCGGGGGTCGACGCGCAGCTCCGGCCGGATGGCCACGATCGGTTCGCGGCGACCGTCGGGATGTTCGACACCGGCGGTCACGGACGTCTGATCGAAGCCGGGCATGGTGAAGCGGGTGAAGTGCAGGTGCAGCGCGTAGCGGGAGCCGTCGGCGCGCTCCATCAGTGCCGGGCACCAGATCATCATGAAGCCCACGCCGAGCGGGATCTGCGACGACGCTCCCTCGAGATCGGGAGCCGGGACGCCGACGTCGTAGCGCACCCCCCAGGAGTGGTCGCGGGTGGAGACCCATGACGAGGGGTCGATCTCGATGCGCTCGCCGTCGACGCGGATCCATCCCGATGCGGTGCCGGTCTGGTGGTAGCGCACCAGCTCCGCCGAGGTGCGGTACTGGTTGCGCAGGTGCGTGCGCTCCTCCAGGAACGGCGGCCTCGAAGAGCCAGTCGAAGCTGATGGGCTGGCAGTTGTTCTCCTCGAGCCGGAAGCGGATGCGCTTCATCGGCTCGACGATCTCGTAGTGCAGCGGGCCGACGGAGGTCAGCTCGGGGGTGGGTGCGAGTCGCCTGCTGGCCCGCACGGTGAGCTGTTCGGCCCCGCGGCTTAGTGCGCCGTAGCCGTCCATCACGTTGCGGTTGGTGTACTTGCCGAGGCCGAAGCCGATCTGCAGGCTGCCGTCGCGGGCCATGGCCATGGCGCACACCTTCTCGGTCCACGCCGGGTCGCTGGTGCCCACCACGGCGAAGGTGTCCACGACCTGGTGGGTGAACGACTCGTCCGACGGGAGCAGCTCGCCGATGGGGTTCATCCGGCTGAGCCTAGGGAGAGGACAGGTCGGGCCGGTGGAGTTTGCACCTTTCGGCCGGGTCTGCGGATCATCCTCCGATGAGGCTCCTGCCGGCCTTGAGGTTCTTGCTCGAGCTCGGCTCGCTG is from Rhabdothermincola sediminis and encodes:
- a CDS encoding TetR/AcrR family transcriptional regulator, producing MDTPEMDWVRAPRQARSQETFERFVAATRELLDEKPFDEITVSDIVGRAGRTVGSFYARFDDKYGVLYELVSRIDRRISDVVRAFCDPVRWEGHPVEDFVDESVRLNVAAYRRMPALFRAALCAATTDERFRRERVEVMQFCAEQQKRFLLSRAGELGCADPARSSDLMFELVSATLDHELLFGRFTTTSPTSDLDLILELIAQCRHVLGLSSVSEPVA
- a CDS encoding D-alanyl-D-alanine carboxypeptidase family protein, yielding MLPGRVGGRARRHPLPPARRRPIIGVLAAGLIALAAIPAAAQQTSKDPRAERDRIRSKRAEVATQVDALRAEDAEVDAALAALDENLRGKQAAFADADRAAGEAEREAAEAREAERQKEAEIERLREEIAGFAVAAYVNPPGEDLFDSFRAASAGEALQKRTLLDLRSGRDADLLDELRAAQHELEELRERAERASEEARQRRAVAEQQLGEVQAARAQQAQFAAQVQQRLDARLGEAAALEETDRELSAEISRREAELAERLRRMSASPAAGGGSGGGPPIPVSGPIALANVRGIVVAASIAGQTESMLAAAAADGIVLSGTGYRDISRQIELRRQHCGSSEYALYQMPAEQCRPPTARPGASKHEQGLAIDFTEGGRTLSRSSTGFQWLAANAGRFGFVNLPSEPWHWSVGGG